The nucleotide sequence CGTCGATGGCGGGCGCCAACTGCCCGGCAAGAAGGAGGTGCGGCTGGCGAGCCTGACCGTGAACCTCACCCCGAAGAGCGACCGCGCCCTGACCCAGAAGCAGGTCGATCTCAAGATCTCAAGCGTCCTGCGGCAGGTGCCCGACATCCGCTTCTGGTCGCTGCAGGAGGGCGGGCAGCGGGAATTCGCGCTGATCGTGTCGGGGCCCGACAAGACGGTGGTGGCCGACGTCGCCGCCCGGCTCCAGCGCGAGGCGGCGGGCGTGCCCCACCTCGTCAACGTGATCTCGACCGCGCCGCTCGACCGCACCGAACTGCGCATCACCCCCAGACCGGGCGTGGCCGCCGATCTCGGCGTCTCGACCGACGTCATCGCCGAGACGGTGCGGGTCGGCACCATCGGCGATATCGCCGCCAACCTCGCCAAGTTCAACGCCAAGGACCGCCAGATTCCGATCCGGGTGATGCTGCCCGAGCGCCTGCGCGGGCAACTGCCTGAGATCGCGAGCCTGAAGGTGCCGGTGAAGGCCGGCGCGGCGGTGCCGCTCGCCACCGTGGCCGACCTGACGCTCGGGCGCGGCCCGACCGCCATCGATCGCTACGACCGCACCGTGCGCGTCGCCATCGAGGGCGACCTCCAGGGCTCGGACGCGCTCGGCTCGATCATCGAGCAGGTGATGGCGCTCCCCGCCGCCACGAACCTTCCCGAGGGCGTCACCATCCGCCAGACGGGCGATGCCGAGATCATGGGCGAGGTGTTCGAGGGCTTCGCGCTCGCCATGGGCGCCGGGCTGATGATGGTGTTCGGGGTCCTCGTTCTGCTGTTCGGCAACTTCCTCCAGCCGCTCACGATCCTGTTCTCGCTGCCGCTCTCCATCGGCGGGGCGATCCTCGGGCTCTTGATCTTCCACATGCCGATCTCGATGCCCGTCGTCATCGGCATCCTGATGCTGATGGGCGTGGTGACCAAGAACGCGATCATGCTGGTCGATTTCGCCATCGAGGAGATGGCCCGCGGCGTCGATCGCGTCACCGCCATCGTCGATGCCGGCCGCAAGCGGGCGCGACCCATCGTGATGACCACCATCGCCATGGCGGCCGGCATGGTGCCCTCGGCGATGGCGCTCGGCATCGGCGGCGAGTTCCGCGCGCCGATGGCGGTGGCGGTGATCGGCGGCCTGATCGTCTCGACCGGCCTGTCGCTCGTGTTCGTGCCGGCGATCTTCCTGCTGGTCGATGACCTGTCGCGGCTGTTCGTGCGCCTGTTCGGCCGCTTCGTCGGCGAGGCGGACGAGCCGGCGGCGGGGCAGGGCGGAGCGGAGGAGGAGCCCTATCGTCCGGGCTTGCCGGCCAACCTTGGCGGGCTCGACCGGAGGCCGGCCGCCGCCGAGTGATCCCGTTCGTGCGAGGCGCGGAATCGGAAATTCATACCAAATCCGGTCGATTCCTTCGGGATGGCGGATTTAGGTTTCGGCGGGATCCCATCGCGCCCGCGCGATGGGTGCCCTCCTCAAGGGCCGCGCGGGCTGAGCGGTACGCTCCCCGCTCCGATCGAGCGGAGACCGGATCAAACAGATCGAACGAATTGTATCAGTGCTGGTCCGGCTGGGTGGCCGTTCCGGGACGGCAATCGGAATGACGCTCCGAGATGGAACAGCGAGACGAATACGGGGTCGTCTTGAGATAAACTGCCGAAACAGGGGCCTAGAGTATCGCTTTAGGCCTCGCGTCCGAAGCGAGGCGCGGTGAAGTTTCATGGAGGCTATACCGACGTCGGCGGCGAGGCTATGAATTGTGCGAATACGCTGGGGTTGCATGGCCGGGAGAGTGCGAAGCTTTTCGAAACACTTTTGATGTATCCGGGCCAAGCTACCGCTTCGCGTCCACCACGGGCCTTGCGGCCGATGGATGACCGATGCGGGAACCGCGAGACCGAGACGGACGCCAGGACGCGAGCCAACGTCGCCGGGACGAACGCCCCGAGGATGTCGTCGTCCTCGTCTCGGATCGCCGCGAGCGGGCGGAGCGTCTGGCCCGCGGCATCGCCCTCGTCCTGCCCTGCCGCGTGATCGAGCCCGGCGCAGGCTTGCCGGCCGGCCGGCCCATCGCCTTCGTCGTCGATCTCGCCACCGACCTCTCCGCGGACCGGGCGGACGACCGGAGCCGTGCCTGGATGACCTGGCTCGCCAGGAACATCCGCGAGAGCGGGCTGCCCTGCCTCTATCTCGCCCGCGGCAACGCGGCCCAGGACGCGGCGGCCGCGGCCTTGCTCGGTGCGCCGACGGTGATCGATCCGCGCCAATCCGCCGGCATCGTCCCGACGCTTCAACGCCTCGTCGCGCAGGGGAAGGCGAGGGGCGGGCGCGCCACGGCCCGCGGCGTGCCCGCGGCGGCCGGCGGGCCGCCCGAGATGCGGGTGGCGCGGGCCACCGCGCTCGTCACCGATCTGTTCGACAACGCCGCCGCCGGCCGGCCGCCGACCCCTGCAGAGGCTGAGGAGGGCACGCAGATCGTGCTCGACACGGTCTCCGAGATCGGCATCCGCGCCTGGCTCGATCTCGTCTGGCGCCACGACATCCAGGTCTACCAGCACTCCTTGAGCGTGGCGGGCTTCGCCGCCGCTTTCGCCGCCGAACTCGGCTTCTCCCGCTCCGACCGGCAGCGCCTGGCCAAGGCCGCGCTCCTGCACGATGTCGGCAAGGCGCTGATCCCCCAGGCCATCCTCAACAAGCCGGGCCCGCTCACGGCCGAAGAGATGGCGGTGATGCGCACCCACGCCGCGCTCGGCGCCGACCTGCTGGCCGGGGAGAGCGCCTTCGGGTCCGACATCCTCGACGTCGTGCGCTACCATCACGAGCGCCTCGACGGGTCCGGCTACCCGGAGGGTCTGAGGGGGGCGCAGATCGGTGACCTCGTGCGGCTCGTGGCGATCTGCGACGTGCATTCGGCCTTGACCGAGCGCCGGGTCTACCGCCCGCCCCTCTCCGCCGCCGAGGCCGCCGCGATCATGGACGCCCAGGCCGGCCAGCTCGATCCCGACCTGCTGCGGGTCTATCGCCCGATCATCGCCCGCGCCGGAGGCGCCGCCGGCGGACCCTCCGTATTGGGCTGATCCCAGGGTTTCCAAAGGGCGACCCCTGTGGCGGGGCGCCGGGGTGGAACCCCGGCATTCTTCCAGGGCTCCGCCCTGGACCCGCGAAAAGGCTCGCCTTTTCGAAATCCGAAGTCTTCGCGTCGATCAGGCGCGCGCCGCGGCCCGCTCCGCCAGCAGGCACAGGATCTCGAAGGCGATGCCCGCGCCCGCCAGCGCCGTGATGCCGGCAGGGTCGAGGGAGGGGGCGACCTCCACCACGTCCGCCCCGACGAGATCGAGGCCGCGCAACCCCCGCAGCAGGTGCAGGGCCTCCCGCGTGGTGAAGCCGCCGATCTCCGGCGTGCCGGTGCCGGGCGCGAAGGCGGGATCGAGGGCATCGATGTCGAAGCTGAGATAGGTCGGGCCCTCGCCCGCCACGGCGCGGGCTTCCGCGGCCACTTCCGGCAGGCCGCGGGCGCAGACCTCCTCCATCGTGAGGATGCGCATCCCCTGCGCCAGCGCCCAGTCGCGCTCGTCGGCCGCGTCCATGCTGCCGCGCAGGCCGATCTGGATGCAGCGGCGCGGGTCGAGCACGCCCGCCTCGACGGCGCGCCGGAACGGCGTGCCGTGGGTCAGCCGCGACCCGCCATACTGGGCGTCGTCGGTGTCGCTGTGGGCGTCGATGTGGATCAGCCCGAGGGGCCGGGCGGCGCCGAGCGCCCGCAGCACCGGACCGGTGATGAAGTGGTCGCCGCCGACCGTGAGCGGCACGATCCCCGCTTCGGCGAGCGGCCGGTAGAACGCCTCGATCCGCCGGGCGGTCTCGGCGGTGTCCACGGGGTTCACCGGCACGTCGCCGAGATCGGCGCAGGGCGCCAGGACATAGGGCGCCACGCCCGTGGCGTGGTTGAGTGCCCGCGTGCCGGTGGAGGCCTCGCGCACCGCCCGCGGCCCGAGCCGCGCGCCGGGCCGGCCCGTGGTGGCGCCGTCGAAGGGGATGCCGATCAGACCGATCTCGACCTGATCCGCCGCCTCGGCCGGATCGAGCACCGGAAGCCGCATGAAGCTCGCGAGACCGGAGAAGCGCGGCGTCACCATCCCGGAGGCCGGCTGGAACCGTGCCAGGCGCTCCGCCCGCGTCTTGGCCGGTGTCTTGGCCGGTGTCCTGGCCCGCGTCTTCGCCCGCTCGTCCGCACACCGATCCACCATGACGAACTTCCCCCGCCGCGTCCTCGCGGCCGCATCAAGCCGTCCGGAGCGCTCGCCCGCAAGCCTCTCCCCGCCCGTGCCGTCGATCCCGGTGCCAGATCCCAATGGCCGGCTCAGGCCGACGCAGACTACGCAGAGGTCGTCCGGAGCGCGGATACATCTGCTTTCAAGGGCGTTGGCGATCCAGGCTCGTGCTACGGCCAAGTTTACGCGGTGCGCCGACTCGGTCGATCGGTCGTGCGGCGGATCGGACGACCGGCGCAGCGGGCGGGTGCACCGGACGAGCGGAGAGAGGATGACGGTTCATGGCAGCTCAGGTCGCGGTCATCGACCGTTCGGAGGCCGCGGATTGGGACGAGGCTCTCTGGCAGCAGCCCGCCGCCAACATCTACGCCTCGCGGAGCTGGGGCACCTACAAGGGCCGGCTCGGCTGGAGCGTCCGGCGGGTGGCCCTGTGCGACAACGGTGAGGATCTCGCCTACATCCAGTATCAGGAGCGCCGCAGCGGGCCGCTCCGCCGGATCCTCGTTCAGGGTGGGCCGGTTCTCACCCCGCGCGGTCAGTCGCGGGCGGAGGCGGTGCTTGCCGCCTTCCTCGACCATCTCGCCCTGCGCCCGACGGATCTGCTCGCGGTGAAGAGCTACCGGCCCCAGGATCCGGAAGGGGTCACCGCCCTCCTGTCGCACCGCTTCGTGCCCGTCGTCACGGCCAAGGATCACACGATCGAGATCGACCTGACGCCCGGCACGGCCGCGCTGCTGGCCACGTCCGACCGGCGCTGGCGCCGGGAGGTCAAGAAGGCGGAGGGCCTGCCCGATCTCACCGCCGTCTTCCTGACGGATCCGGACGAGCGCCTGCGGGCCTTCGACACCTTCGTGCGGATGTATGCCGCCCTGCAGCAGCGCAAGGGCTTCTCGAACGACCTCGACACGAGCGCCTATCGCGACCTCGCGGCGTCCGATCCGCACCTGCTCTTCCTCGAAATCCGCGAGGGCGGGGAGCCGATCCTGGTGCGCATCGTCCACACCGCGCGGGACCGCTGGACCGACTTCTTCACCGCCTCGAACGAGCGGGCGCGGGCGACCGGCGCGGCCAGCTTCGCCGTGTGGCGGATCATCGAGCGCGCCCGTGAGGAGGGCGCCAGCCGCTTCGATTTCGGCGGCGTCGATCCGGCCGACAACCGCGGCGTCTTCGACTTCAAGCGGGCCCTGAGCCGCAACGTGGTTCAGGGCGGCCCGACCTGGATCTACGCGCGCAACACCGTCGTCCGCCGCGCCGCCGCGACCGCCCTGTTCCTGCGCTCGGTCTGAACGCGGAGCCCGTATCAGCCCCGCTGCTTCGAGCGCAGGCTGCTCGTATCGCCCGAGGTGTTCGTCATCGGACCGGCGGGGCCGCTGGAATTGGCCTCCTCCCCCGCACGGCCGCCGCTTTGGCGGGCGCCGACATGGTCGTGGTATTGCTCGGTCTGGACGTGGCGGCTGTCGAGGCCGCGTTCGTCGGAGTGCCGGGACTTGTCGCGATTGCTCAGCACCTCGTTCTCGCCGAGGATGCCCTCGGGCAGATCGGTCATCGCGCCGCTGCCGTCGCCCTTGCCCTGCGCGCCGGGGCCCATGCTGTGCCGGTCGGCCTTGGCCATGATCTCGCTCCTGTCGCTGTGAGTGGCGTGGAGCAACGATCTGGGCACTGGACCGAAGAGAGCAAGCTGAGCAGAAGAAAACTTAAAGGTCTCTCGCAGAGGAACATTTTCGCGCCCCGAGGGATCGGCGCGTTGTTGCCTGCACATTCTTGCCTGATCGCCCGCGGGTGAGGCTCAGCGCGACTGGGCTGCCAGCAATTTCGCGAACCGCGCCACCAGCCGCCGTCCGACTTCCTCCTTGCCGAGCTTCGGCCAGGTCTCGACGCCCCCCTCGCGCCCCACGAGATGCACCGTGTTCTCGGTGCCGCCCATCACCCCGCCCTCCGCCGAGACGTCGTTGGCCACGATCCAGTCGCAGCCCTTGCGCGCGATTTTTGTCCGCGCGTTGTCGAGGACGGCGTCGGTCTCGGCGGCGAAGCCGATGACCAGAGGCGGGCGCCCCTCGGCACGGCCGGCGATGGTGGCGAGGATGTCCGGATTCTCGACCAGTTGCAGCGGCGCGGGCGTCGTGCCGTCCTTCTTGATCTTGCCCGCCCGCGTCTCGGCCGGGCGCCAGTCGCCGACCGCGGCGGCGAAGATCGCCAGATCGGCCGGCAGCGCCGCCTCGACCGCGGCGAGCATCTCGCGGGCGCTCTCCACCCGCACCACGGTGACGCCGGCCGGATCGGGGATCGCCACCGGCCCCGAGACCAACGTGACCCGCGCGCCGGCTTGGGCGGCGGCGGCGGCGACCGCGTGGCCCTGGCGGCCCGAGGAGCGGTTGGCGAGGTAGCGCACCGGATCGATCGGCTCGTGGGTCGGCCCCGAGGTGACGAGCACGTGCCGCCCGGCCAGCGGTTTTTTGGACGGCTCGCGCCCGGCCAGGAAGCCGAGGCCGGGGGGCTCGGCGCGCTGCGCCAGCAGGGCTTCGAGGGCGTCGGCGATCTCGTGCGGCTCGGCCAACCGGCCGGGGCCGAACTCGGCCTCGGCCATCGCCCCCTCGTTGGGACCGACCACCGCGACGCCGTCGGCCTTCAGCGTCGCGAGGTTGCGCTGGGTGGCCCCGTGCAGCCACATCCGCACGTTCATCGCCGGGGCGATCAGGATCGGCAGGGTGGTGGCGAGCAGCACGGTCGAGGCGAGGTCCGGCGCGTGGCCGGTCGCCATCCGCGCCATCAGGTTGGCGGTGGCCGGCGCCACCACGATCGCATCCGCATCCCGCGCCAGCTTGATGTGGCCGATATCGGCCTCGCTCTCCCGGTCGAACAGATCGGTATGCGCCCGCTCCCCGGCGAGCGCGGCCGCCGCCAGCGGGGTGACGAATTCCTGGGCCGAGTCGGTGAGCAGCGGGCGCACCTGCGCCCCGCGCTCGCGCAGGCGCCGGATCAGGTCGAGCGCCTTGTAGGCGGCGATCCCGCCGCCGACGATCAGGAGGATGCGGCGGCCGGCGAGGGATTTTTCGGATGAAGCGGACATGGGCGCAGAACGGGGATTTGTGAGACGCGCGTCAAGGGCGGGAAGGTAGGTTCCTTCAGCCAGCGATCATGGCTCCGATGCACTCCTTTCGTCGGCCTACAACAGCGGCTGCAAAATTCCCTGGCTGTAACGCCAGCAACGAAAATTACCTTCAGATACGGGGCTTTTAAGCGAGTAGTAATATCGACTTGAGGTTGCTGTAGTGCGACCATCCAAAAACGAATCAGGGTAGGGAGAGTGGTGTGAGCGTTGAGGAAAAGCTGCGGACGCTTGCCGAGCGAATCAAGTCCCATTCCAGTGCAATGGCTACTGAAGAAGCAGTGAAAACATCCGTCGTCTTGCCTTTTCTAGCTGCACTCGATTAAGATGTTTTTAATCCAAATGAAGTAATTCCAGAATTCACAGCCGATGCCGTCGGAAAGAAGGGCGAGAAGGTTGATTATGCAATCAAATTTGATGGAGAGATCCGAATACTGATCGAGTGCAAGCCAATCACAGCGAAATTAGAAAAAGTACATTTGGCTCAGCTTTATAGATATTTTTCAGTGACATCCGCCAAGTTTGCGATTTTGACAAATGGTCGGACATTTCATTTTCATACAGATTTGGAGGCGCCTAATAAGCTCGATGATCGTCCTTTTCTCACCTTCGAAATGTCGGACATCCATGCGCAAACTGTTGCTGAGCTGACAAAATTTGCGAGGAGCAGCTTCAACGAAGATGCTATCCTTCAATCGGCGCATAGACTTAAGTATACGTCTCTTATCAAAAAAGAGATTATGAGCCTGCTGGATTCCCCGTCCGAAGAGTTCGTTCGGATGGTCGTCGCACCCGTCCAATCCGGCCGCTTCACAGCGCAGGTGAGGGAGCAGCTCACGCCGCTTGTAAAAGCCGCCTTCCGCGAAATTATTCGGGATTCGGTTCAATCCCGCTTGTCGAATGCGCTCGCTGATACGGTTGCCCTCGATATCGCTGAAGCACCGCCGGCTGTGGAAGATGCTGAGATCGTCACGACCGATGAAGAGCGCGAGGGCTTCATGATCGTTCGCGCTATCGTGCGAGAGGTCATAAAAGCTGACCGCGTCATCATGCGCGATCAGAGAAGCTACTGCGGCATTCTGATTGACAACAACAATCGCAAGCCTCTTGCGCGGCTACACTTCAATCGATCGGTCAAATATATCGGTCTTTTCGATGGCGATAAGGAAGAGCGGATCCGTATCGACAGTTTGGATCATATCTACGATCTGACAGATCGGCTGCGTGCGACGGCCCGGTTCTATGCCGAAGGCGGGGCACGCAAGGCTGAGGCAGGCAATTCCGAGGCTGTGCCTGCTGCTTGATACGGTGGTGTCAAAGCCCGTACTTGGCCCAGATCGCGCGCACTTCGTCGTCGGTCGCGAAATCGCCGCGTGCTTCGGCGGCATTGGCCTCATCTTGTTCCGCCTCTTCCTCCGGGGTGAAGCGGTAGACGGCTTGTTCCTCGCCCGCATAGCTCAGCACTTAGGCGCGCGATGCCGTCCTGCACTTCGGGCGGCAGCTTCCGGGCGGCGGTAATCGCCTTGTCGAGCAGGTCGGTGATGGTGTGAGAGTGTAAGGGAAACGCGTCCGGTGAGAAGGTTCCTCACCGAAACGCCAGCACCAGCGCCCCCACCGCGATCCCCCACAGGGCTAGGGTGGTCAGGAGCGCGTGGCGGCGCTCCAGCTTGACCAGCCGCTCGATCGCCTTGGTGTCGCGCGTCCCCTCTTCGTCGAGGCGGATCATGATCCGGCGGATGCGTTGCGCGATGTCGGGGATGTCGGAGACGACCTCGGCGAGCGTCATCGCGGCCCGCGCCCCGCCCTCCAGCCGGCCGACGGGGCCGAGATGGCGGGTGATCCACGCGCGCACCACCGGCTCGGCGCCGGTCCACATGTCGAGCTGCGGATCGAGCGAGCGGGCGACGCCCTCCACCACCACCATGGTTTTTTGCAGCATCACCAGCTCGGTGCGGGTGCTCATGTCGAACAGGGCGGTCACGTCGAACAGCAGCGTGAGCACCTTGGCCATGGAAATCTCGTCGGCCCGGCGCTGGTGGATCGGCTCGCCGATCGCCCGGATCGCCTGCGCGAAATCGTCCACCGAGTGGTGGCGCGGCACGTAGCCGGCCTCGAAATGCACCTGGGCGACGCGGCGGTAGTCGCGGGTGATGAAGCCGAGCAGGATCTCGGCGAGGAAGCGTCGCTCGGCGTGTCCCAGCCGGCCCATGATGCCGAAATCGACAGCGACGAGCCGCCCCTGCGGATCGACGAACAGGTTTCCGGGGTGCATGTCGGCGTGGAAGAAGCCGTCGCGGATCGCCTGCCTCAGGAAGGACTGGATCACCACCCGGCCGAGCGCCTTGGGGTCGTGGCCCGCCGCGACGATGCCGGCGCGGTCGTTGAGGCGCACGCCGTCGATCCACTCGGAGGTCAGCACGTCGCGTCCCGTCAGCGCCCATTCGGGGCGTGGCGTGCGGAAATCGGCGTCGCCCTTGGTGTTCTGGGCGAGTTCCGACATCGCCGCCGCTTCGAGCCGGAAATCCATCTCCATGGTGACGGAGCGGGCCAGGATCTCGACGACTTCGCGCGGGCGCAGCCGCTCGGCATCGGGCAGCAGCGCGTTGACGATGCGGGCCATGAACCGCATCGCCTGCAGGTCCTTGGCGAAGCGCTCGCGCACGCCCGGCCGCATCACCTTGACCGCCAGGGTGCGCTGCGTGCCGTCGGCATCGAGCACGGTCGCCTTGTGGACCTGGGCGATCGAGGCCGCGGCGACCGGCTCGCTGAAGGCGGTGAACAGGGCCGAGACCGGCTTGCCGAGTTCCGTCTCGACCACCCGCATCGCCACGCCCTGCGGGAAGGGCGGCACCCGATCCTGAAGCCGCTCGAGGTCGCGGGCGGCGGCCATGCCGACGATGTCGGGTCGGGTTGCCAGGAACTGGCCGAACTTGACGTAGGAGGGGCCGAGCCGGGTCAGCGCGCGCTCCAGCGGGCTGGCACCCGGCGCCTCGGCGACGCCGCGCCGCTCCAGGGATCGGCCGAGTTTCAGCGCGAGCCGCAGATGCGGCGGCAATTGCGCCGGGTCGATCAGGGCGAGCCCGCCCTCGCGGGCGAGCACGAAGCCGACATGGGCGCCGCGCGCGAGGTGGAAGACGGCGCCTAGCATCCGCGAAACCTGCAAGCTGATCGCTCGAAGAGGGGGCGCGCCGAGTGTCCGACGCGAAGAGCGTCCCGCGCCGCGAGGCCCGATCCTGCCGAGACACAAGCGGGGACGGGTGCCAGCGCCTGAGATCGGAAAAGAATCAAGAAATCTTCCAGCCGGAATGGATCGCGACGATGCCGCCCGAGAGCCGGCGGTGGCTGACATGCGCAAAGCCCGCCGCCTCGATCATCCGGGCGAAGGCGTCGGGAGAGGGGAACTTGCGGATCGACTCGACGAGGTACTGGTAGGAGTCGCGGTCGCCCGCCACCCGCTCGCCGATGCGCGGGATCACGTGGAAGGAGTAGGCGTCGTAGATCTTCTCCAGCACCGGGAGGTCGACGCGGGAGAATTCCAGGCACAGGAAGCGCCCGCCGGGCTTGAGCACCCGATGCGCTTCCCGGAGCGCCACGTCGATGCGCGGCACGTTCCGGATGCCGAAGGCGATGGTGTAGCTGTCGAAGTGACCCGCCGGCAGCGGCAGCGTCTCGGCATTGCCGGTCACGAAGTCGATGCGGCCGTCGTAGGTGTGCCCCGCGCGCTCGGCGCCGACCCGCAGCATCGCCTCGTTGATGTCGAGCACGGTGACGTGGGTCTCGGGGCCGCCCGCCGCGAGTGTGCGGAAGGCGATGTCGCCGGTGCCGCCGGCGACGTCGAGGTGGTGGTAGGGCCGCGTGCGCGACGGGCGCAGCATCGAGATCAGGTGCGACTTCCAGGCCCGGTGCAGGCCGCCCGACATCAGGTCGTTCATCAGGTCGTAGCGGCGCGCCACCGAGCGGAACACGTCGTCGACCCGGGCCTGCTTCTCGGAGAGGCGCACGCGCTCGTAGCCGAAATCGGCGGTGGCGTCCGTGTCGCCGGCCCTCGCGTCCGTTCCGCTCATCCGCTTCCCACCCTGCGCTCGCCCCGCAGCCGTCCACGGCTTCGGCCGAGCCTCCTTAGCGAATGCCGGATCGAACCGCCATGCGGCAGGGGGGATGCAGAGTGCGAGGAAGACCTCAGCCGCGCAGCGGACCGCCGACGAGCCAAGCCGGGTCGAACCAGCGGTCGGCCTCGCCGTCGTAGGGGAGCCGCGTGACGTCCCAGTGCTGGATGTACCGCGCGTAGACGTTCCAGACCGCGATGCCGCCGCCGACGAAGATGCGCCGGCCGGGATAGCGGGCCAGCACCGCTTCCGGATCCTCATGCGAGCGGATCACGTCGATGGTGCGGTCCTTGAACGCGAATTCCGGCACCGAGGCCACGGTCTTCGGCCCGGCGATCAGCACGTGGCCCATGGTCAACGCGAAGAAGCGCGTCACGTCCTCGACGAAGAGCGGATCGGTGTTGCCCTCCCAGGGGAGGTGCCCGTTGAGGCCGAGTTGGCCCCGCTGGCCGATGGCGCAGATGCAGCGGACGTCGATCATGGCTGAAACCCTACAAGCCGAAGAGGACGGGCCTAAGAAGACAGGCTCCGCCGTCACCCGCCGGGGCCTTGGCCCCGGACCCCCTTACCGGGGAGACTGGAAATCCAGAACCCGGTCGCTCGGGAAATCGTAGAGTTTGCCCGTCTCGTTCCATGCGGGCGAGGCGAGGCGAACGAAATGCGGGGCCAGTTCCTCCGGGGTCTTGAGTGTGGCCGGATCCTCGCCCGGCATCGCCGCCGCGCGCATGCGGGTGCGCAAGGGGCCCGGATTGAGCAGCATGGCGCGCACCCCCGTGCGCTCGTTTTCGGCAGCGTAGGTGCGCACCATCGCCTCCAGCGCCGCCTTCGACACGGAGTAGGGCCCCCAATAGGCCCGGCACTTCGCCGCCGCGCCCGAGGAAACGAAGACCGCGCGGCCCGCATCCGAGCGCTGCAGCAGCGGATCGAACGAGCGGATGAGGCGCCAGTTGGCGGTGACGTTGATCGCCATCACCTGATCCCAGACCTTCGGCGTGACGTGGCTGACCGGCATCAGGTTGCCGAGGATGCCGGCATTGCCGACCACGGCGTCGAGCCGGCCCCAGCGCTCGTGGAGCGCCGCACCCAGGCGGTCGATCGCATCGAAATCGGTGAGGTCGAGGGGCACCAGCGTCGCGTGGCCGCCCGCCTGCCGGATCGCGTCGTCGAGCTCTTCCAGCCCGCCCTGCGTGCGGGCCACTGCGACGACGTGGGCGCCGGCTTGCCCCA is from Methylorubrum sp. B1-46 and encodes:
- a CDS encoding SDR family NAD(P)-dependent oxidoreductase — encoded protein: MAEKILDGRVAVVTGASRGIGRAAALALGQAGAHVVAVARTQGGLEELDDAIRQAGGHATLVPLDLTDFDAIDRLGAALHERWGRLDAVVGNAGILGNLMPVSHVTPKVWDQVMAINVTANWRLIRSFDPLLQRSDAGRAVFVSSGAAAKCRAYWGPYSVSKAALEAMVRTYAAENERTGVRAMLLNPGPLRTRMRAAAMPGEDPATLKTPEELAPHFVRLASPAWNETGKLYDFPSDRVLDFQSPR